The Desulfobacterales bacterium genome includes the window CTGATGGGGCCTGTCATCTGGATGGGTTCCCTTTGGGTAATATCATTGGCGCAGAATGTGAATTTGTTGATACCGCCATAGGCTGCGGCATACTGGTCCTGGCGCCCGATGGGTTTCCCCATAATGTCGATTTCGATGCGGCAGGCATCGGCGGCCAGTTGCTCGGCCGTAACCAATTGGTTCCGGTAGGTATACAGTGCGTGCAGGAGGGCCACGGTAATGGAGCTCGAGCTGCCCAGCCCAGAGCCGGAGGAGGGGATATCCGCCAGCGTCGTGATTTCGACACCGCTTTCAACGCCGGTCATCTTCATGGCTTCCCGGACCAGGTCGTGCTGAATTTCATGAACGTGCTCGACCGTTTCTTTTTTGGAATAGTTGATGTAGATCATATCGTCGAAGCGTTCCTTGACGATGGCGTATACGAATTTGTCGATGGCCGTGCAAATGACCTTGCCGTCCGCATTGGCATAAAAATTTTTCAGGTCCGAGCCGCCGCCGACAAAGCTGATGCGAAGGGGTGTTCTGACGATGATCATATTGGGTTCCTGATAGCTTTACCTTTATTGAGCATGAATATCATGTAAAACAGTATAGATAATTTCGTTTCTTCTCCCAATCAGGCAGGAGAAGGGGTCCAGGATTCAAGGGGTCGAGGGTTCAAGGTTCGGAAACGCTCCACGTTTTGCTGGATGTGTGGATGCTATGATATCGGGGAGTTTCCTTTTGAGATTACCCTTCTTCCCGGCTTCTCAGTTTAACAGCTTATTTGCATTTCACCTGAACCCTTGAACCCTCTCCGGATTATCAACTAATCTCTGGAGATAATCCTTATTTAAACGGCGTCTCGATGGAACGCCCCGCAATACTGGTGCCCGCCTCACCCAAGCCGCGCAGG containing:
- a CDS encoding GHMP kinase: MIIVRTPLRISFVGGGSDLKNFYANADGKVICTAIDKFVYAIVKERFDDMIYINYSKKETVEHVHEIQHDLVREAMKMTGVESGVEITTLADIPSSGSGLGSSSSITVALLHALYTYRNQLVTAEQLAADACRIEIDIMGKPIGRQDQYAAAYGGINKFTFCANDITQREPIQMTGPIRRKFSSSLLLYYTGITRSANEILSMQKTNLLSTQTFQTMQQMVSLVDPFTDAMRKGDILACAELMDKNWQMKQKMAAGISNDRIGEMYRTARKAGALAGKIAGAGGGGFLLLIVPREKQNDVFEALKSYRELPFMFSESGSKVIFDERSYTSK